Within Porites lutea chromosome 2, jaPorLute2.1, whole genome shotgun sequence, the genomic segment TAGAAATTCTAGGCCATGTTTgcttttccgaacagatattttacagatcgaaaacagtcgttggatgTCTCTGTTTTATTAGTAGTTAATATATGTTTTATTTGTAGTTTTAGCTTTTATTActataattactattattattatttttgtatgtTTACGTGTTGGCGTGATGTCCGCTGGATGTAGAACTGTTGCAATCCTTAAAAGTTttgccaacctcgtccccagggcttttccctcaaaaaatgggtggggcgggaaaagggcCTTTTCctgccccacccattttttgagggaaaagccctggggacgaggttgctgtTTTGCCCGACCGCCTCGTGTTGAAGTACTTTTCATTCTTATCCACTGCGGCCACTGGAGCGATCTAACTTGTTTCAGCATCGATTACAGACTGATAATCAGTTTTCTTGCAAAAAGGAAGTAATAATATTTTCTACGCTGCCTCAAATCAGTTCCCCCAGATCTTGAGCAGGAGCTTGATTTGTAACGACAATAGAACGCAAGTCTGAGCAAACAAACCACAAACAAGACACTTtgtcaaccctaaccctaaccgtaCCCCGACCCTGCGTTTTACTGAACCCCACGTGCACGTGTGGCACGGAAACTGCGAACAAAATGTTTATTCAAAAGTTAAAACGGCCTTTGAATGGAAGTAAACCTTGTTTAAgtgatttttaaataatttgataCCAAAACTCGTTGTACGTTTTCTTTCTGAATCGTTAGAGCGCTTTTATAAAACGATATATAGGGCGTTAATTTCAGATGTGACAGAATTTGCTCATTAAAACGATTATATCTTGCTGGCAATCTTTAAAGTATTAAATCTGCTCTATACATGACACACTAGAGGTAGTTTTGACCGATCACTGTTTATTAATAAAACCACAGAGTGCTGTTTTCTATCCTTTCCGCAAAATTGGATGCAAAATCACGATTTCCCAATTTTGTAAAGCATTACCGCAAAGCGCGatcttccaaataaaaaaaaaaccttcccaAGCTTCCATCATTCCACAATGTCTCTGTACAACTAGTAACATTAAGCATAGCGTTTACTACCATGAAACGGCAAGTGAATTtgcaccacgtgaccaagtttcctctttaCTGTGTCGTTTAGCGTTCATACAAAAATAGGTAGACTCACGCCAATTCTATCCATAAGAATTCTTTTAAGacgtttttatctgctcatttctcattttcaaaatttccaaactTGAATGTTACGTTTGGCGTTTGCCttaaacgcgatgcttaatctctctattttaTCTAAGTGGCCCGTAAAACAGTACACGTTTTAAAAGATGTatcacaagcaaaattttgccttaCGAATTTATGCATAGATTGGTGTCGCCGCGGCCTTGATCAGCGACTGGGCCGCATTGCGTCGGGGCAGGGGAGGGCAAGGTTACGAGTTTACATCAGGGAAGGAAAATTAATTAGGGGGATGAATTGTTCTTGACAGACATTTTTTTATGTCCTTGTCTTGCAAAGTACTATTTTTTTCCCGACTACTggcaattattatttttgcccaGTTAGTGACCTCCGTTGCTAATTTTTGTGTAACTGCACCTTTGTTATACGACTATGTCCGAAGTGTAGTTGGAAGATTATATGATTATGATCTTTTAACATGCCTTGCGCAATATATTTACACTGGTTCAATCCTTTAAGGACTCGAAAATGGTCCCAGCCCTCCGGTAGTCCGGGataagtagattttcttgctgggcaagtgaCTTTGGACAAGCGGGTCCAGTCTAGTCACcctctaacaaaatcataaCTAAGAAGAGCAAGAAGTGGTCCCGGGAGAACAAAAGTGTGAGGCTGGAGCAGGAGCcgaagtaatcggctcctggctGAAGCGGTAAAATGTTGCAAATCAAACTGAAGTTTATTGCAAATACTTTCTTtgccagttttgttttaatcttatcttatcttaaaGATCGGCTTACTGTTTTCTACTTCTTATTCAAGATGTTTACTGCTCCAGGTCTTTATAAGGTATTTGTCGCCATGGTTTTGCCTTcatttagatttttttatttagagGCTGGGTAATAATTGGCTTGTTGCCATGGAGTACAGTCTTTATCGGGGATTAGCTTTCAGTTTAATTCGGATTACAGGAAAAGGGATTAACCCAGAGATTAGACAGAATTTCCATTCAGTTCCGCTAAATTGTTTTCATAAGTTACTGCTTCAATGCATTTTTGGGGGTGGTGTAGTGAAAATTGTCTCGCGTGCAACGCAATGTGGTAGACAAGAACCACGAGAAAGTACATTCTTTTCGGATTGTCAAATACGAATAGAAACAACGATAAAGAGAGAAGGTGAAAATATGAGCTACATCATAACAAGAACTATGTCTTTGATATGCAAATCTAGTGTAATTGAAAGTCAGACAATTGCAATAAATAGACACCATTAGCTGGTTATTCAGAAATAGAAAGGTCATTAAGCAACCCAGGTAGAAGGGCGTTGTAAATGAAACAACCAACGCGAAATTTAGGtatttaaaatagaataaaCTTAGCCCCTGGCTCAATGCCGAAAGGGAAACCGTAaagtatagatggttttcacagtgacgtcatcaaattgtaaagtcaaaatagcgaggttttacgaatttttatttacactaggttgaagataaacaaaaagttaatctttgtacaagttttcagtcccatagcatgtttcatttcgaaaatacagcaatttgaacttccgagttttcacagtgcgtgacaccaaaatgggaatgctgtctcgttgaaaataagtctctcctcttgattttcagcagtataaccatttcaagtattagaagatatgtttatgcgcacgtaggcTAGATCTCGAGTGTAAAGAAGGAGCTTTTATAGAacaagtgaactccagatgtttttgttgattttcggcggccatattggtgcaccaaaactgtgcaccaatatggcgtctccatacaaagctctacaaagatgcgtgaaacgtttcggcaagtAACTCGGAAACTGTGGGCcaaaaagacctgagacttggacaaattgtttaaataTTAGTTTTTTAtaacatgtcattttcttggcttctttcaccggacggttttcaatttatttttttgttgcgtgacagtgaaaacgatctattagCCATTGAAAGTCGCTAGTCAAGTTGACACCTGATTAATGCTAATTATAGCAGTTTCCGCTCTGCGTTGCCTAGCAACAACattagcaaaaagcaaaatCAAAGGAAAAGCTTTCAAAGGAATTTCAGATGAGGTCGGCGGCTCGAGAAAATGAACAGCACGATGAATTGAGCATAATTGATTAAGTGAAGTTTTCGTTTTAAAACACCATGGAAAATGATACAGCTGATTTGTTGGACAGCGAGGAAAATAGCGTGGAACGCAATTTAATCGAAAAGCTATTAGAATTTAGCGAGCGCCAAAGCCAAGAGATCGAGGAAGAAGACTATGATCGTGTTGTGTTCACGAGCAGTCTGGACGAAGTTGCTTGTGGCTGGAAAGACGCTGCGCCGAACGTTCGATATATTTCTTCAGCTGATCGGAAGAAAAAGACGAAAGAAAAATACTGGCGGGTTAGCCCTGATTCCGAGAGCAATTATTCGAAAGTTAAGCGGCTCGTTGGAATGATCACAAATTCGAATTCAAGCAGCGGGAGTGAAATCAACAACGTGAAAGCTGGAGGAACGTGGCCAGGGAATAGACAATTAAAAGCGAATATGCGGAATTTTCAAAACGCAGATGTATTGTCTTATGATACTCCTTGCTGGAGATATATCATTGACCCTCGAACATTGAAGTACGTGGAGAGAACCCCGCTACTAGTTTTGCGGAATATGTTTACGTCACACAAGTATCCAAACCAAACGCTTGTTCTCGAGAACGGTGGCATAATAACTTTTCAGGAAACTAGCAGTGGAGGGATTGCAATTAGCGATCCTGCTTTGTCGTTCGATCGTCGACTTCTTGAAAGCTTTCTGGCCGGGGAAGATTATCGGCTTTGCGCGGACAAGGTGTGCAGAATTCCCGGCAGTTATGAAACATCTGTACCTCTCGTAACACAGTTTAGAACAGAGGATAACAAAATTAAAGTTGTACACGCGGTGCCGCCTAGGAAGGAGAGCAACCCAACTCTATCCGTCTGTGAATTATGCAGGTTTAGAGCTCATGATTTATCAAAGTCAGACTGCAGACTTGAGATAAACACAAGCAGCTGTACTGAGCTTAAACCATTACAGAAAATAACACCAATACAGAGACAAACTGCTGATGATGCCTTCCTGGCAAGCAAGGCTCTGCAATCACAGACTAAGCTAAAATCAGACAATTCGTCCTGCTCCAAGGTTTGCAGGAAATCCAAGGAGCACAAGTCTCTGaaccagaaaaaaagaacagggCCAGGTGGGGAGGGGAAATTGGATTGGCTGCCTATTACTAGAAATACTATAGGCTATCCATACCCCACATACCCATCAAGTTATATGACGGCAAGTCACGGTAAATTTCCAGAGAGACCATCAGCAGGGTTTTCAAAGGCATTCTCTCTTCCAAGGCACAATAAGAAGGGAAAGAAACTGACTCTTAGCGAGGCAGCAAATCTGGTGCCCAGTAAAGGAAAGTTAAATGACGCTTTGGAAAAACTGA encodes:
- the LOC140928294 gene encoding uncharacterized protein; amino-acid sequence: MENDTADLLDSEENSVERNLIEKLLEFSERQSQEIEEEDYDRVVFTSSLDEVACGWKDAAPNVRYISSADRKKKTKEKYWRVSPDSESNYSKVKRLVGMITNSNSSSGSEINNVKAGGTWPGNRQLKANMRNFQNADVLSYDTPCWRYIIDPRTLKYVERTPLLVLRNMFTSHKYPNQTLVLENGGIITFQETSSGGIAISDPALSFDRRLLESFLAGEDYRLCADKVCRIPGSYETSVPLVTQFRTEDNKIKVVHAVPPRKESNPTLSVCELCRFRAHDLSKSDCRLEINTSSCTELKPLQKITPIQRQTADDAFLASKALQSQTKLKSDNSSCSKVCRKSKEHKSLNQKKRTGPGGEGKLDWLPITRNTIGYPYPTYPSSYMTASHGKFPERPSAGFSKAFSLPRHNKKGKKLTLSEAANLVPSKGKLNDALEKLTQELDRKVEKARVTISETLLPSVSGTKLEVALANYCEN